The following coding sequences lie in one Tichowtungia aerotolerans genomic window:
- the hrpA gene encoding ATP-dependent RNA helicase HrpA: MNLNRPDHLLAQDRQRLKALLRKIHAREQSGQPTDRLKQTFQTLEKEAAARAEKRAQTSLKISYPEDLPISGKRNEIRKLIETHPVVIVCGTTGSGKTTQLPKIVIDAGLGKSGRIGVTQPRRLAATGMARRVAEEMQTPYGKGVGCQVRFDDQTCDETIVKFMTDGILLAETQNDRHLLQYDCIVIDEAHERSLNIDFLLGYLKTIQSRRPDLKIIISSATLDAESFSAFFDDAPVISVEGRTFPIEDQFLPPRDDEDTADHVARAVRYISEYDDEGDILVFLPGEREIRDAAKKLEGHKLRNTEILQLFGRLSMSEQQRVFKTGGRRRIILSTNVAETSITIPGIHYVIDSGQVRLSRYNPRTQVQRLQVEQVSQAAARQRRGRCGRITDGICIYLYDEETLENSAAFTDPEIRRTSLAGVILQMDLLRLPSIDEFPFIDPPQSSLINEGYKALFDIGAIDEKRRLTPMGRDIASFPVDPHLARMILQAHKEGALNEVLTLVAFLSIQDVRERPAEKADAADLAHKQWADPTSDFITIINLWNFLQNEKASGTSNTRLRRLCQKNFINFRRIQEWINLRRELNQSIKDLGWKYTASENVHADLMHKSLLAGLPANIGVKGETAEFTGARDRHFFIFPGSALFKKPPEWVMTFALVETTRLYARTVAAIDPIWVSQVAPHLCKKVYHRPYWNAEKGFVYAEESIMSGGLRLVDGRRVHFGPVNPPAAREIFIRDAMVPGNLNTRGGWLKLHRQMLESIQEDEEKLRRPGALLDTEAIFRHFDHVLPDNVYSVQTLEQWIRKTRARIAMRREDAVFPQLDELNPNDFPERISFGGQSFPLHYTFEPGDELDGVAVLCPSDKLNLIPEGATDWLVPGRLEEKVAALLRTLPKKLRVRLPSIDQTAKAFSGSFRCSEKPLTEVLSHYLQKNYSMPVDAGDFQPSELPDDLQMKIVETDGEEIVGIHSAISDEHRDQLRRSGAEAVFAKWEHPPKQSWPGGELPQQVTADGPEQTVGYPALYASAAGVGIRVFLSEINARYAHRAGLAALFRIVQADQVKYVEKRLPLNPMLQLTLAAIDEHFSADLVDMSIVEALGDDIRDADTFKKRAAEARGELYDAVAGFAEELEQLLERRQKVIEQLDDLPPDAREDIELQLEYLFRPGFLKTEDLFGRLPRYLRAALTRIERMAHNPTADPGKMAEIEPFQNRLTEMLLASDDLTNAHELTELAMMIEEFRINRFAPEVGTDGKISAKRLEEKFQSLQKHL, from the coding sequence ATGAATTTAAACCGCCCAGATCATCTGCTCGCACAGGACCGCCAGCGCCTGAAAGCGCTGCTGCGTAAAATCCATGCACGCGAACAGAGCGGCCAGCCGACCGACCGGCTGAAACAAACCTTCCAAACCCTGGAAAAAGAAGCCGCGGCCCGCGCAGAAAAGCGCGCGCAGACGTCTCTGAAGATTTCCTACCCCGAAGATCTTCCAATCTCGGGAAAACGCAACGAAATCCGCAAACTGATCGAAACTCACCCGGTCGTTATCGTCTGCGGAACTACCGGCTCGGGAAAAACCACACAGCTTCCCAAAATCGTCATCGACGCCGGACTCGGCAAAAGCGGCCGCATCGGCGTCACCCAGCCGCGCCGACTGGCCGCCACGGGCATGGCGCGCCGCGTCGCCGAAGAAATGCAGACTCCGTACGGCAAAGGCGTCGGCTGCCAGGTGCGCTTCGATGACCAGACCTGCGATGAAACCATCGTCAAGTTCATGACCGACGGCATCCTGCTGGCCGAAACGCAGAACGACCGCCATCTCTTGCAGTACGACTGCATCGTCATCGACGAAGCCCACGAACGCAGCCTCAACATCGACTTCCTGCTCGGCTATCTCAAAACCATACAGTCGCGCCGACCCGACCTGAAAATCATCATCAGTTCCGCCACACTCGACGCCGAAAGCTTTTCCGCCTTTTTCGACGACGCCCCCGTCATCAGCGTCGAAGGCCGCACCTTCCCGATCGAAGATCAGTTTCTGCCGCCCCGTGACGATGAAGACACCGCCGACCATGTCGCCCGCGCCGTCCGCTATATCTCGGAATACGACGACGAAGGCGACATTCTGGTCTTCCTGCCCGGCGAGCGCGAAATCCGCGATGCCGCCAAAAAGCTCGAAGGCCACAAACTGCGGAACACCGAAATCCTTCAACTCTTCGGCCGGCTCAGCATGAGTGAACAGCAGCGCGTATTTAAAACCGGCGGGCGGCGGCGCATCATTCTGTCCACCAACGTCGCGGAAACCTCGATCACCATTCCCGGCATTCACTACGTCATCGACTCCGGACAGGTCCGCCTCAGCCGCTACAACCCGCGCACGCAGGTGCAGCGCCTGCAGGTCGAACAGGTTTCGCAGGCGGCCGCCCGCCAGCGTCGCGGCCGCTGCGGACGTATCACCGACGGCATCTGCATTTATCTCTACGACGAAGAAACGCTCGAAAACAGCGCCGCCTTCACCGACCCCGAAATCCGCCGCACTTCACTCGCGGGTGTCATCCTGCAGATGGACCTGCTGCGCCTGCCGTCGATTGACGAATTCCCGTTCATCGATCCGCCGCAGTCCTCGCTCATCAACGAAGGCTACAAAGCGCTCTTCGATATCGGCGCCATCGACGAAAAACGCCGCCTCACCCCGATGGGCCGCGACATCGCCTCCTTCCCGGTCGATCCGCACCTCGCCCGCATGATTCTCCAGGCGCACAAAGAAGGCGCACTCAACGAAGTCCTCACACTCGTCGCATTTCTCTCCATTCAGGATGTGCGCGAACGCCCGGCCGAAAAAGCCGACGCGGCCGACCTCGCCCACAAACAGTGGGCCGATCCGACGTCCGACTTCATCACCATCATCAACCTTTGGAATTTCCTGCAGAACGAAAAAGCATCCGGCACATCCAACACGCGCCTGCGCCGACTCTGCCAGAAAAATTTCATCAACTTTCGCCGCATCCAGGAATGGATCAACCTCCGCCGCGAACTGAACCAATCCATCAAAGACCTCGGCTGGAAATACACAGCCAGCGAAAATGTCCATGCGGACCTGATGCACAAAAGCCTGCTGGCAGGACTTCCGGCCAACATCGGCGTGAAAGGTGAAACCGCCGAATTCACCGGCGCGCGCGACCGGCACTTCTTTATTTTTCCCGGCTCGGCCCTGTTCAAAAAGCCGCCGGAATGGGTGATGACCTTTGCGCTGGTCGAAACCACCCGTCTCTATGCCCGCACCGTGGCGGCGATTGATCCCATCTGGGTTTCGCAGGTCGCGCCGCACCTCTGCAAAAAGGTCTATCACCGCCCGTACTGGAACGCCGAAAAAGGTTTCGTATATGCCGAAGAGTCGATCATGTCCGGCGGACTGCGGCTGGTCGATGGACGCCGCGTCCACTTCGGGCCCGTCAATCCGCCCGCCGCCCGCGAAATCTTCATTCGCGACGCAATGGTCCCCGGCAACCTGAACACGCGCGGCGGCTGGCTGAAGCTTCACCGCCAAATGCTCGAAAGCATTCAGGAGGACGAAGAAAAGCTGCGCCGCCCCGGTGCCCTGCTCGATACCGAAGCTATCTTCCGCCACTTCGACCACGTTCTTCCGGACAACGTTTATTCCGTCCAAACCCTGGAACAATGGATTCGAAAGACCAGAGCGCGCATCGCCATGCGCCGCGAAGACGCCGTCTTCCCGCAGCTCGACGAACTGAACCCCAACGACTTTCCCGAACGAATTTCGTTCGGCGGACAGTCCTTTCCGCTTCATTACACCTTTGAGCCCGGCGACGAGCTCGATGGCGTCGCCGTGCTCTGCCCGAGCGACAAACTCAACCTGATTCCCGAAGGCGCAACCGACTGGCTCGTTCCCGGACGCCTCGAAGAAAAAGTGGCCGCGCTGCTGCGCACGCTTCCCAAAAAACTGCGCGTACGCCTGCCGTCGATCGACCAGACCGCGAAAGCGTTTTCCGGAAGTTTCCGATGTTCGGAAAAACCGCTGACGGAGGTCCTGTCCCACTACCTCCAGAAAAACTATTCGATGCCGGTCGATGCCGGAGATTTCCAACCTTCGGAGCTTCCGGACGACCTGCAGATGAAAATCGTCGAAACCGACGGCGAGGAAATTGTCGGCATTCACTCCGCCATTTCGGACGAACACCGCGATCAGCTCCGCCGCAGCGGTGCCGAGGCGGTTTTTGCAAAATGGGAGCACCCTCCGAAGCAAAGCTGGCCGGGCGGCGAACTGCCGCAGCAGGTAACGGCCGATGGGCCGGAGCAAACCGTCGGCTACCCGGCGCTGTACGCCTCAGCCGCCGGGGTTGGAATTCGCGTATTCCTCAGCGAAATAAATGCGCGCTACGCGCACCGCGCCGGACTCGCGGCGCTGTTCCGCATTGTGCAGGCCGATCAGGTGAAATATGTCGAAAAGCGGTTGCCGCTCAATCCGATGCTGCAACTGACGCTCGCGGCCATCGACGAACATTTTTCCGCCGACCTCGTCGATATGTCCATCGTCGAAGCGCTCGGCGACGATATCCGCGACGCGGACACGTTTAAAAAACGCGCGGCTGAAGCGCGCGGCGAACTCTATGATGCCGTCGCCGGATTTGCCGAAGAACTCGAACAGCTTCTCGAACGCCGGCAGAAAGTGATCGAACAGCTCGACGACCTGCCGCCCGACGCGCGCGAAGATATTGAGCTGCAGCTCGAATATCTGTTCCGGCCCGGCTTTCTTAAAACCGAAGATCTGTTCGGGCGGCTTCCGCGCTATCTGCGCGCCGCCCTCACCCGTATCGAGCGCATGGCGCATAACCCGACAGCCGATCCGGGCAAGATGGCGGAGATTGAGCCGTTCCAGAACCGGCTCACCGAGATGCTGCTCGCCAGCGACGATCTGACAAACGCGCACGAGCTGACGGAACTGGCGATGATGATCGAAGAGTTCCGCATCAACCGCTTCGCGCCGGAAGTCGGTACCGACGGAAAAATTTCCGCCAAACGCCTCGAGGAAAAGTTCCAATCATTGCAGAAGCATCTATAA
- a CDS encoding homoserine dehydrogenase produces MKEVKIGILGFGTVGAGVVEGILKNGDLMAERTGIRPVVAKIADLDVETDRGVAVADGVLTTDAVAVIDDPNIDVIVELIGGVTIAKNFVLRALKNGKQVVTANKALLADFGEEIYRTAQENGAGIYYEAAVGGGIPVLRSQRAGLIGNRIESIYGILNGTCNYILTRMEREGLPFDEILADAQALGYAETPPDLDIDGVDTAHKAVVLASMAYGAPVPMDACPTAGIRGLSSQEIDNAEELGYRIKLLAIIKDNDGEVELSVEPTLVPEGHMIASVSDSFNAVFVKGDIVDDTMYYGRGAGRLPTGSAVIGDIMEAAADRLNEAGVPVSVTMMLQKETLAYCPAEKIEKRCYIRLSLLDQPGSMGKVMESLGRYNISIASVVQKERHTGGYVPVVILTHKAKEVEFASAIQEINSLSVSEAEPVRMRIEDFES; encoded by the coding sequence ATGAAAGAAGTAAAAATCGGTATTTTGGGGTTCGGCACGGTCGGCGCGGGCGTGGTCGAAGGGATTTTGAAAAATGGCGATCTGATGGCTGAGCGAACCGGCATTCGTCCGGTGGTGGCAAAGATTGCGGATCTGGATGTTGAAACGGATCGTGGTGTTGCTGTGGCGGATGGGGTGCTGACCACAGATGCAGTTGCTGTGATTGATGACCCGAATATCGATGTGATTGTGGAGCTGATCGGCGGCGTGACCATCGCGAAGAATTTTGTGCTGCGTGCGCTGAAGAACGGCAAGCAGGTGGTGACGGCGAATAAGGCGCTGCTGGCTGACTTCGGCGAAGAGATCTATCGAACCGCGCAGGAAAACGGTGCAGGTATTTATTACGAGGCGGCTGTCGGCGGCGGGATTCCGGTTCTGCGTTCACAGCGTGCCGGCCTGATCGGCAACCGGATCGAAAGCATTTACGGGATTCTGAACGGAACCTGCAATTACATCCTGACCCGCATGGAGCGTGAAGGCCTTCCTTTTGATGAAATTCTGGCCGATGCCCAGGCGCTCGGTTATGCCGAAACTCCGCCGGATCTCGATATCGACGGAGTTGACACGGCGCACAAAGCGGTGGTGCTCGCTTCGATGGCCTATGGAGCACCGGTTCCGATGGATGCCTGTCCGACGGCCGGAATCCGTGGTTTGTCCAGTCAGGAGATCGATAATGCTGAAGAGCTGGGGTATCGCATCAAGCTGCTGGCCATTATTAAGGACAATGACGGCGAAGTGGAACTGTCTGTGGAACCGACACTGGTTCCGGAAGGTCACATGATTGCTTCGGTCAGCGATTCGTTCAATGCTGTGTTTGTGAAGGGCGACATTGTTGATGATACCATGTATTACGGCCGCGGTGCGGGGCGTCTGCCGACCGGCAGCGCGGTCATCGGCGATATCATGGAAGCCGCAGCGGACCGGTTGAATGAAGCCGGGGTGCCCGTCAGCGTGACCATGATGCTCCAGAAAGAAACGCTCGCGTACTGTCCCGCAGAAAAAATTGAGAAACGCTGCTACATTCGTCTCAGTTTGCTGGATCAGCCCGGCTCAATGGGAAAAGTGATGGAGAGTCTGGGGCGCTATAACATCAGTATTGCCTCGGTTGTTCAGAAGGAACGTCATACAGGCGGATATGTGCCGGTCGTTATTTTGACGCACAAGGCCAAAGAAGTTGAGTTTGCGTCTGCCATTCAGGAAATTAACAGCCTCAGCGTCTCAGAAGCCGAGCCTGTACGTATGCGCATTGAGGATTTTGAATCATGA
- a CDS encoding GxxExxY protein: protein MYREPSRKVDEMAALVIDAALEVHKVLGPGFLESVYEDALCLELSLRNIFFERQKAVHVLYKGSAVGEGRIDILVGGELIVELKAVEELAPIHTAQVLSYLKATGFSLGLLVNFNVPLLKNDIKRVVLSS, encoded by the coding sequence ATGTATAGAGAACCATCCAGAAAAGTCGATGAGATGGCAGCATTGGTAATCGATGCGGCGTTGGAGGTACATAAGGTTTTGGGGCCGGGATTTTTGGAGTCAGTTTATGAAGACGCGCTGTGTCTGGAATTGTCTTTAAGGAATATTTTTTTCGAGCGGCAAAAGGCTGTGCATGTTTTGTACAAGGGCAGTGCTGTGGGCGAGGGGCGGATTGACATTCTGGTTGGTGGAGAGCTGATTGTTGAACTCAAGGCTGTAGAAGAGTTGGCTCCGATTCATACAGCCCAGGTTCTTTCATATTTGAAAGCAACAGGTTTTTCTTTAGGCTTACTGGTCAATTTTAATGTCCCATTGCTGAAGAATGATATAAAGCGGGTGGTTTTATCCTCTTAA
- a CDS encoding aspartate kinase, translating into MKIVKFGGSSVANAAQISKIIDIVTGDVDRRIVVVSAPGKRNSSDIKVTDLLIALANTVLAGNDYEAELSTVVGRYAEIQRDLNLSEDVVDVIEADLRGRIENRGSSDAQFMDSMKASGEDNNAKVIAEAFTKAGFPAEYVNPGPAGMLLSDEFGNAEVLPESFEKLATLKQSDKIQIFPGFFGETKNGEVATFPRGGSDITGAILAAAVNADVYENFTDVDSVCAMDPRVIDNPPAIDCMTYREMRELSYAGFGVFHDEAIVPAVRAQIPICIKNTNNPSAPGTMVVPQRSPDERTVVGISSAPGFCSIYIDKYMMNREVGFGRRLLSILEEEGVSFEHTPSGIDNISVIMASANLSKKEETVVNRIKSELKPDAVTVEHGLSLVMVVGEGMQYTPGLAAKATGAFSSAGVNLEMINQGASEISMMFAVKDADREKALRALGSEFFGV; encoded by the coding sequence ATGAAAATTGTAAAGTTCGGCGGGTCTTCCGTCGCCAACGCGGCGCAGATTTCTAAAATCATTGATATTGTAACGGGCGATGTTGATCGACGGATTGTGGTGGTGTCTGCGCCGGGAAAACGGAACAGCAGTGACATTAAAGTGACGGATTTGCTGATTGCGTTGGCAAATACGGTGTTGGCCGGCAACGATTATGAGGCCGAGCTGAGCACGGTTGTCGGGCGCTATGCCGAAATCCAGCGGGATCTTAATCTGTCTGAGGATGTGGTGGATGTGATTGAAGCCGACCTCCGCGGCCGCATTGAGAATCGCGGTTCCAGTGATGCGCAGTTCATGGATTCCATGAAAGCCTCCGGTGAGGACAATAACGCCAAAGTGATTGCGGAAGCTTTCACCAAAGCGGGCTTTCCGGCCGAATATGTGAATCCCGGTCCGGCCGGCATGCTGCTTTCCGATGAGTTCGGCAATGCAGAAGTGCTGCCGGAATCCTTCGAAAAACTGGCGACACTCAAACAATCTGACAAAATCCAGATTTTCCCCGGATTTTTCGGCGAAACCAAAAACGGCGAAGTCGCTACATTTCCTCGGGGCGGCTCTGATATTACCGGTGCGATTCTCGCTGCAGCTGTTAATGCTGACGTATATGAAAACTTTACGGATGTCGATTCCGTCTGTGCGATGGACCCGCGTGTGATTGATAACCCGCCGGCCATTGACTGCATGACCTACCGCGAAATGCGCGAGCTTTCTTATGCCGGGTTTGGCGTTTTTCATGACGAAGCCATTGTTCCGGCAGTTCGTGCACAGATTCCGATCTGTATTAAAAACACGAATAATCCGTCGGCACCCGGCACTATGGTCGTCCCGCAACGCTCCCCGGATGAACGGACTGTTGTCGGTATTTCGAGCGCGCCGGGCTTCTGCTCCATTTACATCGACAAATATATGATGAACCGCGAAGTCGGTTTTGGCCGCCGCCTGCTCTCCATTCTGGAAGAAGAAGGTGTTTCTTTTGAGCATACACCGTCCGGGATCGATAATATTTCGGTCATTATGGCGTCAGCCAACCTCAGCAAAAAAGAAGAGACGGTCGTGAACCGGATCAAGTCTGAGTTGAAACCGGACGCAGTAACCGTCGAGCATGGACTCTCACTGGTCATGGTCGTCGGAGAGGGCATGCAGTATACGCCGGGTCTGGCAGCCAAAGCCACGGGTGCGTTTTCCAGCGCGGGCGTCAACCTCGAAATGATCAATCAGGGTGCTTCTGAAATCAGCATGATGTTTGCTGTAAAAGACGCTGACCGCGAAAAAGCGTTGCGTGCTCTCGGCTCAGAATTTTTTGGGGTCTGA
- a CDS encoding DUF975 family protein, with product MKSITPIRELTATARAGLSGCWGRSIGVMLVYFLLLSGSSQVPFAGGVLQLIFTAPLVVGLNLYFLQTIRKGSNPFALLFGGFDRFGTAWCAHMLVVLIIFAWMIPFVVVGGAAAFFVHPDPAVFPGYTMTALYVLIGLLAAVVLIPVQMRYALVLYVVADDSSARAVQSIQRSAALMKGNYWRLALLWLRFVGWQVLAVLTLGIGFLWVVPYMSAATAAFYDDLTRNG from the coding sequence ATGAAGAGTATAACACCGATTCGTGAACTGACTGCAACAGCACGCGCCGGACTTTCCGGCTGCTGGGGAAGGTCCATAGGTGTGATGCTTGTCTATTTTCTGCTGCTTTCCGGATCCAGTCAGGTTCCGTTTGCCGGCGGAGTTCTTCAACTGATTTTTACAGCTCCGCTGGTGGTCGGTCTGAACCTTTACTTCCTGCAGACGATCCGGAAGGGAAGTAATCCGTTTGCTCTGCTGTTCGGAGGCTTTGACCGGTTTGGAACCGCATGGTGCGCTCACATGCTGGTCGTACTGATCATTTTTGCCTGGATGATTCCGTTTGTTGTTGTCGGGGGAGCGGCGGCTTTTTTTGTGCATCCTGATCCGGCGGTTTTCCCCGGGTATACGATGACTGCGCTGTATGTGCTGATCGGTCTGCTTGCAGCCGTTGTCCTGATCCCGGTTCAGATGCGCTATGCCCTGGTTCTTTATGTTGTTGCGGATGATTCCTCTGCGCGCGCGGTGCAGTCGATTCAGCGCAGTGCCGCGCTGATGAAAGGCAACTACTGGCGACTCGCGCTGCTTTGGCTGAGATTTGTCGGCTGGCAGGTGCTTGCTGTGCTGACCCTCGGAATCGGGTTTTTATGGGTGGTGCCTTATATGTCGGCGGCTACAGCCGCATTTTATGATGACCTCACGCGGAACGGCTGA
- a CDS encoding ABC transporter ATP-binding protein — METKQNSALLSVEDLEVHFGPVDDPVRAVDRVDFNIFPGEIVALVGESGSGKSISALSIAKLIPQPAGRIVGGKVVFQALETLGLKDSELRKVRGDKISYIFQEPATSLNPVFTVGWQIGEAIRLHRNDVQVKPEVEKLLAAVGLPDPKRTAKSYPHELSGGMQQRAMIAMALACDPDLLVADEPTTALDVTVQKQILELLIDLREKRGLSILLITHNLGIVANVADRVYVMKSGKIVEFGETKTVLKTPQHDYTKKLLKAVPRLHSVNRQDARNV, encoded by the coding sequence ATGGAAACGAAGCAGAACAGTGCGTTGTTAAGTGTTGAGGATCTGGAGGTTCATTTCGGACCGGTTGATGATCCGGTCCGGGCGGTTGATCGTGTGGATTTTAATATTTTTCCGGGCGAGATTGTTGCGCTGGTCGGCGAGAGCGGCAGCGGCAAAAGCATCAGTGCGCTGTCGATTGCCAAGCTGATTCCTCAACCCGCCGGGCGGATTGTCGGCGGAAAAGTGGTTTTCCAAGCATTGGAAACGTTGGGGCTGAAAGATTCTGAACTTCGGAAAGTTCGTGGTGATAAAATTTCCTATATCTTTCAGGAACCGGCGACGTCGCTCAATCCGGTGTTTACAGTGGGCTGGCAGATTGGTGAGGCGATTCGTTTGCACCGTAACGATGTACAGGTGAAGCCGGAGGTGGAAAAACTGCTGGCTGCGGTTGGGCTTCCCGATCCGAAGCGCACGGCGAAATCTTATCCGCATGAGCTGTCCGGCGGCATGCAGCAGCGTGCCATGATTGCAATGGCTCTGGCGTGTGACCCGGACCTGCTGGTCGCCGATGAGCCGACGACTGCGCTGGATGTGACGGTGCAGAAACAGATTCTCGAGCTGCTGATTGATCTGCGCGAGAAACGAGGGCTTTCGATTTTGCTGATTACTCACAACCTCGGAATTGTCGCGAATGTGGCGGATCGGGTGTATGTGATGAAATCCGGAAAGATCGTTGAGTTTGGCGAAACGAAGACGGTTCTGAAAACTCCGCAGCACGATTACACAAAAAAACTGCTGAAGGCCGTTCCCCGGCTGCATTCAGTTAACCGCCAAGACGCCAGGAATGTATAG
- a CDS encoding CobW family GTP-binding protein: MLPICLVTGFLGTGKTTLLKNIVAQNRDRKIVYLINEFSAHDIDGAIVSAENPDVVSIPGGSIFCHCLVTEFIGQLKKITEERSGVDGVVIEASGMANPKVIEQMLVETRLDQHFRLATVISVLDPNSFLKLRRTLPNILAQVETADVVLINKTDCNPPEKIEETLKTVHELNPVAGCIPTVLCDVELDLFAEHVPRGLQGEYARCRDPNYETFVTEQPFDGGKLEAFVQKHADDIYRVKGTLTDEFFDCSTAGVIRTSQPGATPALAWIVKGGLQESICKALETVAL, translated from the coding sequence GATCGTTTATCTGATCAACGAATTTTCAGCGCACGATATCGATGGAGCTATTGTGTCGGCTGAAAATCCGGATGTGGTTTCCATTCCCGGCGGCAGTATTTTCTGTCACTGCCTCGTCACTGAATTTATCGGTCAGCTCAAAAAAATTACGGAAGAGCGGAGCGGCGTTGACGGCGTGGTGATCGAAGCCAGCGGGATGGCCAACCCCAAGGTGATTGAGCAGATGCTGGTCGAAACCAGGCTCGATCAGCATTTTCGGCTGGCAACTGTTATCAGCGTGCTCGATCCCAACAGCTTTCTGAAGCTGCGGCGCACATTGCCCAACATTCTGGCGCAGGTGGAGACCGCCGATGTGGTGCTCATCAACAAGACCGACTGCAATCCGCCGGAAAAAATTGAGGAAACGTTGAAAACGGTCCATGAACTGAATCCGGTTGCCGGTTGTATTCCGACGGTGCTGTGCGATGTTGAGCTCGATCTGTTTGCTGAACACGTCCCGCGCGGACTGCAGGGCGAATACGCCAGGTGTCGCGATCCGAACTATGAAACCTTCGTCACCGAACAGCCGTTTGACGGCGGTAAACTCGAAGCGTTTGTGCAGAAACATGCCGACGATATCTATCGCGTCAAAGGAACGCTGACGGATGAGTTTTTTGACTGTTCGACTGCCGGAGTCATCCGCACCTCGCAGCCCGGGGCAACGCCGGCGCTTGCATGGATCGTCAAAGGCGGTTTGCAGGAGAGCATCTGCAAAGCGCTGGAAACAGTGGCGTTATAG
- the yajC gene encoding preprotein translocase subunit YajC, which yields MFLQILAMAAAPAAEGGEAAGGGLLQFMPLVFMVAIFYFIMIRPQQRREKERKAMIAAVKSGERVLLSSGIIGEVCTVKEKTLIVRIAENTKVEVLKSAVSQIIEKGETPNDVKA from the coding sequence ATGTTTTTACAGATTCTTGCAATGGCTGCAGCACCGGCTGCTGAGGGCGGAGAAGCCGCCGGTGGAGGACTCCTCCAGTTTATGCCGCTCGTCTTTATGGTAGCAATTTTCTACTTCATCATGATCCGTCCGCAGCAGCGACGCGAAAAAGAACGCAAGGCCATGATTGCCGCTGTGAAAAGCGGTGAACGTGTACTTCTTTCCAGCGGAATCATCGGCGAAGTCTGCACAGTTAAAGAAAAGACGCTGATTGTGCGTATTGCAGAAAACACGAAGGTCGAAGTCTTGAAGTCTGCTGTATCGCAGATTATCGAAAAGGGCGAAACTCCGAACGACGTCAAAGCTTAA